The following proteins come from a genomic window of Candidatus Dependentiae bacterium:
- a CDS encoding 30S ribosomal protein S3 — protein MGQKVHPLGFRLGVYEDWQAHWFAKKGSYGVGLLEDIKMRNFLLANLDRSEIAKIVIDKAGDNVKIVLFSGRPGSVIGKKGQGILQLRDAMYKEFNKQVDISVQEIKVPEANAQLVAISIAEQLEKRANVKKLMKKAGFAAIKSGTKGIKICCSGRLGGAEIARIEWLKLGSIPLHTLRSHIEYACAEAKTTYGLIGVKVWICKGEY, from the coding sequence GTGGGACAGAAGGTACATCCTTTAGGATTTAGATTAGGAGTATACGAAGATTGGCAAGCTCATTGGTTTGCTAAAAAAGGATCTTATGGAGTTGGATTGCTTGAAGATATAAAAATGAGAAATTTTCTTCTTGCTAATCTTGATAGATCCGAAATTGCGAAAATTGTTATTGATAAAGCAGGGGATAACGTAAAAATTGTTTTATTTTCTGGTCGCCCTGGAAGCGTTATCGGTAAAAAAGGACAAGGTATTTTGCAGCTTAGAGACGCAATGTATAAGGAATTCAATAAACAAGTTGATATTTCTGTTCAAGAAATAAAAGTTCCTGAAGCAAATGCTCAATTGGTTGCTATAAGCATCGCAGAACAGTTAGAAAAAAGAGCAAATGTTAAAAAATTGATGAAAAAAGCCGGGTTTGCAGCTATAAAAAGCGGAACTAAAGGTATTAAAATTTGTTGCTCTGGAAGATTGGGCGGTGCTGAAATTGCGCGAATAGAGTGGTTGAAATTGGGTTCCATTCCTTTGCATACATTAAGATCCCACATTGAATATGCTTGTGCAGAAGCTAAAACTACTTACGGATTAATAGGTGTTAAAGTTTGGATTTGTAAAGGCGAATATTAA
- a CDS encoding 50S ribosomal protein L22, with amino-acid sequence MLFRASSRYVRVSPYKLRLYADVVRGNSVDKALAWLKMCRVKMVEPVEKLVYSAYSNAKNLQKDIGMENLYIKEIVVDQGPIIKYSKPSAMGRAAAQRKRLSHIKIVLESK; translated from the coding sequence ATGCTGTTTAGGGCTAGTAGTAGATATGTTAGAGTTTCTCCTTATAAATTGAGACTATATGCAGATGTAGTTAGGGGAAATTCTGTAGACAAAGCTTTGGCTTGGCTTAAGATGTGCAGAGTTAAAATGGTAGAACCAGTTGAAAAACTTGTTTACTCAGCTTATTCAAATGCAAAGAATCTTCAAAAAGATATTGGTATGGAGAATCTTTACATTAAAGAAATAGTGGTTGATCAAGGGCCTATTATTAAATATTCTAAACCATCTGCAATGGGACGAGCTGCGGCGCAAAGAAAAAGATTAAGTCACATAAAAATAGTATTAGAAAGTAAGTAA
- a CDS encoding 30S ribosomal protein S19 → MARSLKKGPYVSPKLQEKIDKVRSSGKKEMIKTWARSSVITPEFVGLTIAVHDGKKFNPIFITENMVGHSLGEFSFTRTFRVHSGQRKAAAVTESK, encoded by the coding sequence ATGGCAAGGTCGTTAAAAAAAGGCCCTTATGTATCACCTAAATTACAAGAAAAAATAGATAAAGTAAGATCTTCCGGAAAAAAAGAAATGATAAAAACTTGGGCTAGATCCAGTGTTATCACTCCGGAGTTTGTTGGCCTAACTATTGCGGTTCATGATGGGAAAAAATTTAATCCCATTTTCATAACTGAAAATATGGTAGGACATTCATTAGGTGAATTTTCTTTTACAAGAACTTTTAGGGTACACAGTGGACAACGTAAAGCGGCTGCTGTTACAGAATCTAAATAA